From a region of the uncultured Desulfatiglans sp. genome:
- a CDS encoding conserved hypothetical protein (Evidence 4 : Unknown function but conserved in other organisms) gives MQDRVRHDQNVVCITRQLIMGVADWFSTFCFNIQVKDGGTIASRYKAITRRLNTDFWNTTSDTSHSLYVGSYGRNTAIQGFSDLDMVFELPSSLYYQYDQYHGNGQSALLQSVRNSMQKTYSTSSIGADGQVVVVSFKDGITFEVVPVFTNKAGSYTYPDSTAGGRWKITNPKPEIEAIRTRNSACNGNLVPLCRMMRSWKRKWSVLIGGLLVDTLAYQFIAGWENKDKSFLYYDFMCRDFLEWMATQSSGQEYWKAPGSGQYVYGKGLFQYKARRCYNISLDAINYELENKEWSAKQKWREIFGKTFPD, from the coding sequence ATGCAGGATCGAGTCCGACATGACCAAAATGTCGTTTGTATTACGAGACAGTTAATAATGGGCGTAGCAGATTGGTTCAGTACTTTTTGTTTCAACATCCAAGTCAAGGATGGAGGCACGATCGCAAGCCGGTACAAGGCCATAACTCGCCGCCTCAACACTGACTTCTGGAATACTACATCCGATACATCACATAGCCTATATGTCGGATCATACGGCAGAAATACGGCAATACAAGGCTTCAGCGACCTAGACATGGTTTTTGAATTGCCTTCGAGTCTCTATTATCAATACGATCAATACCACGGAAATGGCCAGTCAGCGCTCCTTCAATCGGTACGTAATTCGATGCAAAAGACGTATTCGACTTCGAGTATTGGAGCTGACGGACAAGTTGTTGTTGTCAGCTTCAAGGACGGAATCACCTTTGAGGTCGTTCCCGTTTTTACCAACAAAGCTGGAAGCTATACCTACCCAGACTCGACCGCGGGAGGTAGATGGAAAATAACGAACCCAAAGCCTGAGATAGAAGCTATTCGTACCAGGAACAGCGCCTGTAACGGCAACTTAGTGCCTCTTTGTAGAATGATGCGCTCCTGGAAACGAAAATGGAGCGTCCTTATTGGGGGTCTTCTCGTTGACACGCTCGCATACCAATTTATAGCTGGATGGGAAAATAAAGATAAGTCATTTCTCTATTACGATTTCATGTGCCGTGATTTTCTTGAATGGATGGCAACTCAGAGTTCAGGGCAGGAATATTGGAAGGCACCCGGCAGTGGCCAATACGTCTATGGCAAAGGGCTTTTCCAATACAAGGCGAGGCGTTGCTACAATATCAGCTTGGACGCCATTAATTATGAGCTGGAGAACAAGGAATGGTCAGCCAAGCAGAAATGGAGAGAGATTTTTGGAAAAACATTCCCAGACTGA
- a CDS encoding conserved hypothetical protein (Evidence 4 : Unknown function but conserved in other organisms): MNLKLKDVFRGKVVNKAHTIDTGVDEFPRYVLEYLIDNYCSEETFHEDMEKVVRRLKETFVHGAEAEKIRHYIRENRNHSVIASLEARLVETEDKYWGTISAINENFVNIPESIVRQYPMLLSGGMWGTIDLTYDETEIHNKKIRPFKITGFTPFQISIINLDEFLEHRREFSTDEWIDVLINSCGLDPVGMTRRQKLLYLCRCIPLVETNVNMVELAPRETGKTYLYRNISYYAHVLSGGKATPAQLFINLNTGRIGEVGVRDAVVFDEIANTDFTDPRSFVSIMQGYMQDAKFSRGKKEILAFASLVFVGNLDVQGNLPHEKYYHLFEPLPDFMQVIAFLDRIHGYLPGWEIPKLAPNSYSKDYGFITDYFCEIMHELRRIDLLGALRARFEVVDHAKRAQGVSGRDQRAVMKTTSGLLKLLHPDGRVNDGELEGILSLSCELRQRVRDQLHLIAPGEYDRISLGALMQPSGKQVVPELPDSNRVQRVALPEKPSVGEVVGLAVEGDHGCILHFEMQATKGSGRIVPLGSIQRVMRESIEAAAQYIRAKHEDLGISAEWRKSFDVAVLATFMGVPKEGPSAGITIVTGIVSALKKAPIRNDLAMTGEITIMGKVLPVGGIQQKVRAAYDAGVTEVLLPADNLREAEGLPSYVLDGIKLTPVSNIEKVIEVSLVNNKSGGAETQPRKMT, encoded by the coding sequence ATGAACCTAAAACTAAAAGATGTTTTCAGAGGCAAGGTCGTCAACAAGGCCCATACGATAGACACGGGTGTTGACGAATTTCCCCGCTATGTCTTGGAGTACCTCATCGACAACTACTGCTCCGAGGAAACTTTTCACGAAGATATGGAAAAGGTCGTTAGAAGGTTGAAGGAGACCTTCGTCCACGGGGCGGAGGCTGAAAAGATCAGGCATTACATTCGTGAAAATCGCAACCATTCGGTGATCGCAAGCCTTGAAGCCCGACTGGTTGAAACGGAGGATAAGTATTGGGGCACAATTTCAGCGATCAACGAAAACTTCGTGAATATACCAGAAAGCATCGTCCGTCAATATCCTATGTTGCTTTCAGGTGGCATGTGGGGAACCATCGATCTCACTTACGACGAGACCGAGATTCATAACAAGAAAATCAGGCCCTTTAAAATTACCGGATTTACACCTTTTCAGATTAGTATTATTAACCTTGATGAATTTTTGGAACATCGCAGAGAATTTTCCACCGATGAATGGATTGATGTTTTGATAAATTCCTGTGGTCTTGATCCGGTGGGAATGACACGTCGTCAGAAATTGCTCTACCTCTGCCGTTGCATTCCCCTGGTGGAAACCAATGTAAATATGGTGGAACTTGCACCTCGGGAGACCGGAAAAACCTATCTATATCGCAATATCTCATATTATGCCCACGTGCTATCAGGCGGCAAAGCAACTCCGGCCCAGCTTTTCATCAACCTCAACACGGGGAGAATTGGCGAGGTTGGGGTACGGGATGCGGTTGTATTTGACGAGATCGCAAATACCGATTTCACAGATCCGAGGTCCTTCGTGAGCATCATGCAGGGTTATATGCAGGATGCGAAATTCAGCAGAGGGAAAAAGGAAATCCTTGCTTTTGCCAGCTTGGTTTTTGTAGGCAACCTGGACGTTCAAGGCAATCTGCCGCATGAAAAGTATTACCACCTCTTTGAGCCGCTGCCGGATTTTATGCAAGTGATCGCGTTCTTGGACCGTATCCATGGCTACCTGCCCGGATGGGAAATTCCGAAATTGGCGCCTAACAGTTACTCGAAAGACTATGGATTCATTACCGATTATTTTTGCGAGATCATGCATGAACTCCGGCGTATTGACCTCCTTGGAGCGCTACGTGCCCGTTTTGAAGTAGTTGACCATGCAAAAAGGGCCCAGGGTGTCTCGGGCCGAGACCAACGCGCTGTGATGAAAACGACTTCAGGCTTATTGAAGCTGCTACATCCTGACGGACGGGTAAATGACGGGGAACTTGAAGGCATCTTGAGCCTGTCCTGCGAACTGCGCCAACGAGTGCGGGACCAGCTCCATCTAATTGCGCCTGGCGAATACGACCGTATCTCTTTAGGAGCGCTGATGCAGCCGTCCGGCAAGCAAGTTGTGCCTGAGCTTCCAGATAGCAACCGTGTCCAGCGCGTTGCACTGCCCGAGAAGCCTTCCGTCGGCGAGGTCGTAGGCTTGGCCGTTGAAGGGGATCATGGCTGCATTCTGCACTTTGAGATGCAGGCAACCAAAGGGTCCGGACGTATCGTGCCACTCGGGTCTATCCAAAGGGTCATGCGGGAAAGTATAGAGGCCGCCGCTCAGTATATCCGGGCAAAACACGAGGACCTCGGAATAAGCGCCGAGTGGCGAAAGAGCTTTGATGTCGCGGTATTGGCGACCTTCATGGGTGTACCCAAAGAGGGTCCGTCAGCCGGTATCACAATCGTTACAGGAATCGTATCGGCCCTAAAAAAAGCCCCCATACGAAACGACCTAGCCATGACTGGGGAGATTACGATTATGGGCAAGGTGTTGCCTGTTGGGGGTATCCAACAAAAGGTAAGAGCAGCTTATGATGCAGGCGTCACCGAGGTCCTTCTACCTGCTGACAATCTCAGAGAGGCGGAAGGATTACCTTCCTACGTACTCGATGGTATCAAGCTGACTCCGGTAAGTAACATTGAAAAGGTTATCGAGGTGTCGTTAGTGAATAATAAAAGTGGAGGGGCCGAAACCCAGCCACGAAAGATGACCTAA
- a CDS encoding conserved hypothetical protein (Evidence 4 : Unknown function but conserved in other organisms): MEKHSQTDSPLDVRRVLEAQLRECFGRVIYSHKTHEKCTDILLTQLSTIKLSQIILSAITTGGFIAAVFGAGKAGAVVGVVVSTLLLVLNAFTKNYDLGELAQKHKQAANDLWLIRERYLSLITDLVIGEKPMEKLQEDRDSLLEELHAVYSGAPSTTFKAYKKAQGALKSYEEMTFSDGEIDAFLPKELKRG, from the coding sequence TTGGAAAAACATTCCCAGACTGACAGCCCTCTCGATGTCAGACGCGTTCTCGAAGCCCAATTACGCGAGTGCTTTGGCAGGGTTATTTACTCTCATAAGACTCACGAGAAATGCACCGACATCCTCCTTACCCAATTGTCTACCATCAAGCTTTCGCAGATCATTCTATCGGCGATTACCACTGGTGGATTTATAGCCGCTGTGTTCGGAGCTGGTAAAGCCGGTGCTGTGGTAGGCGTAGTTGTGTCCACTCTCCTGCTCGTCTTGAACGCCTTCACCAAGAATTATGACCTTGGCGAATTGGCCCAGAAACATAAGCAAGCTGCTAATGACCTGTGGTTGATACGGGAGAGGTATCTTTCACTGATTACTGATTTGGTCATCGGTGAGAAGCCGATGGAGAAATTGCAAGAGGACCGCGATTCGCTTCTTGAGGAACTTCACGCTGTATATTCCGGCGCTCCTAGCACAACTTTTAAGGCGTATAAGAAAGCACAAGGCGCGCTCAAAAGCTATGAGGAAATGACCTTCTCTGATGGAGAGATTGATGCTTTTCTGCCAAAAGAATTGAAAAGAGGCTAA
- a CDS encoding conserved hypothetical protein (Evidence 4 : Unknown function but conserved in other organisms), with protein MIEIPLGLRTALESGDCVLFIGAGIGRHLFDEAGNTTPDGASLAKELADHFEIETGGSYDLAKISRVVEIRKGRTELIAFLHRRLANLTPDEDFQWLSTLRWKAIYTTNYDNGIERAYELSSDPPQNPVTLTVTSDLVSYNPHFELPVYHLHGALFSAFEPSIVITEDDYARFKERRRMLFELLKKDFATSPVLYIGYSNRDPNWNMVIAEISSEFYPSKLPRSYRIAPDTEPIDIEILREKNIETLSASYGEFRAAASVMLSEQKIDPSILQRIEQQVPVDLMPAFSKSPAALVRLLTSWTYVNQAPFHENPNVYSFLRGNEANWALIGRKHYFQRDIEEEVYEDLLDYATGTREIPRMRIVLGPAGYGVTTLLKILAVKLVKEKAGPVFMLKTGRAFSEGDIEFAVSLFPNTRPFFIINNASDHVSRITDIFHQLKEAHKNSLFLLGEKLNEWRQAHGRLNPKEYQLESLSDPEINRLIDCLDQHSELGVLEPLSRELQFAAIRQKHGKELLVAMREATEGRSFDAILESEYRGINNNTARRLYLSVCCFHQHGALVRDSLLADLMETSLSELYNETRDATEGVVIYDCLDEVTGTFVARSRHRTIATVVWERCGYPDEKEHLIQGALSTLNLNYKTDRDSLEYFIRSDHLIDSIRTLEGRIRFFETACKKDPESPYVRQHFARMLLRSGRFELALNQIDEALILNPNGLVLHHTKGIILMHLALSIESHEIARRRLAQSESSFRRSLSIYPKHEYSYQGLAQLYLGWAKKAPTEEESTEYVSKAEETISEGLRTVRVRDGLWIESANIQRWLGDEPSRLSALEKAVESHPGSIVARYLLGRSYRRSGSPEKTLKVLEPVIKDHPDEFRSFVEYANALIYLKRPFKEAIAVLRLSTLYGFGDPRFIATLGGLLFLEREFTEANSVFNESAKRNFSGRELNSVQFCPPNPDNLSADIRVVGTVITVKAGYAIVETGIYPRLICPGSKFGGVIMRQGLKASFRLAFSAKGPVLDRPILEV; from the coding sequence ATGATTGAGATACCACTAGGTCTTAGGACTGCATTAGAATCCGGCGATTGTGTGCTTTTCATTGGCGCCGGGATTGGGAGGCACCTTTTTGACGAAGCTGGTAACACAACTCCTGACGGTGCGTCTCTGGCGAAAGAACTCGCTGATCACTTTGAGATTGAAACCGGCGGTTCCTATGACTTGGCAAAGATCTCGAGAGTCGTGGAAATAAGAAAGGGTCGAACCGAGTTGATCGCCTTCTTGCACAGACGCCTGGCAAACCTTACTCCTGACGAAGACTTCCAGTGGTTGAGCACACTTAGGTGGAAGGCGATCTATACGACAAATTATGACAATGGTATTGAGCGTGCCTACGAACTGTCATCAGACCCCCCTCAAAATCCAGTTACTTTGACTGTTACTTCTGATCTGGTATCCTACAACCCTCACTTCGAGCTTCCAGTCTATCATCTCCACGGAGCCTTATTTTCTGCTTTTGAGCCAAGCATTGTTATTACTGAGGACGATTATGCAAGGTTTAAAGAGCGGAGAAGAATGCTCTTTGAGCTCCTCAAGAAGGATTTTGCTACCTCTCCAGTCCTTTACATCGGTTACTCAAACCGTGATCCAAACTGGAATATGGTCATTGCCGAGATAAGCTCAGAATTCTATCCATCAAAGCTTCCGCGATCATACCGGATAGCCCCAGATACAGAACCAATCGATATCGAGATACTCCGTGAGAAAAACATAGAGACGCTTAGCGCGTCATACGGGGAGTTCCGTGCGGCTGCCTCCGTTATGCTCTCGGAGCAAAAGATAGATCCTAGTATTCTGCAAAGAATCGAACAACAGGTGCCTGTCGATCTAATGCCTGCATTTTCAAAAAGCCCCGCAGCACTCGTTAGACTTCTTACCTCTTGGACTTACGTGAACCAGGCCCCCTTTCATGAGAATCCAAACGTCTATAGTTTTCTTAGAGGAAATGAGGCGAACTGGGCTTTGATAGGCCGTAAACACTATTTTCAGAGGGATATTGAAGAAGAAGTCTATGAGGATTTATTAGACTATGCCACAGGCACGAGAGAGATACCCCGTATGAGAATCGTCCTTGGGCCGGCAGGGTACGGGGTCACGACTCTATTAAAGATCTTAGCAGTGAAGCTAGTCAAAGAAAAAGCAGGCCCAGTATTTATGCTCAAAACAGGAAGGGCCTTTTCAGAAGGGGACATCGAATTCGCGGTTTCGCTATTTCCTAATACACGGCCTTTCTTCATAATTAATAATGCATCTGACCATGTTTCACGGATAACCGATATCTTTCATCAACTTAAGGAGGCACATAAGAATTCGCTGTTTCTCCTCGGAGAGAAATTGAATGAATGGCGACAAGCTCACGGCAGGCTTAACCCAAAAGAATATCAACTAGAATCTCTGAGTGATCCTGAAATTAACCGTCTGATAGACTGCCTCGACCAACACTCCGAACTTGGAGTCCTGGAACCACTGAGCAGGGAACTCCAATTTGCAGCTATCCGACAAAAGCATGGTAAAGAACTATTGGTCGCAATGCGGGAAGCCACAGAAGGGAGGAGCTTCGACGCGATACTAGAGAGCGAATATCGTGGAATCAATAACAATACAGCCCGTCGTCTCTATTTGTCCGTATGTTGCTTTCACCAGCACGGTGCCCTTGTTCGTGACTCACTCTTGGCCGATCTTATGGAGACCTCGCTTTCAGAGCTCTATAATGAGACACGCGATGCAACCGAAGGAGTAGTTATCTATGATTGTCTTGATGAAGTGACTGGGACGTTCGTCGCAAGGTCACGCCACAGGACTATCGCAACGGTTGTGTGGGAGAGATGCGGATATCCGGATGAGAAGGAGCATCTAATACAGGGAGCTTTATCTACTCTAAATCTTAACTATAAGACAGATAGAGATTCGCTCGAATATTTTATTCGTTCAGACCATCTTATAGATAGCATCCGAACTTTAGAGGGAAGAATAAGATTCTTTGAGACTGCCTGCAAAAAGGACCCTGAAAGCCCCTACGTTAGGCAGCATTTTGCAAGAATGCTATTACGTTCAGGCAGATTTGAGTTGGCGTTGAACCAAATAGATGAGGCTCTCATTCTCAATCCAAATGGGTTGGTATTGCATCATACTAAAGGGATTATCCTTATGCATCTTGCCCTTTCGATTGAAAGCCATGAAATTGCGAGGCGGAGACTTGCCCAAAGCGAGTCGAGCTTTCGGAGATCTCTAAGTATCTATCCAAAGCATGAATATAGCTATCAGGGTCTTGCCCAACTTTACCTTGGTTGGGCAAAGAAGGCTCCCACTGAAGAAGAGTCTACCGAGTACGTTTCAAAAGCGGAGGAAACAATTAGCGAGGGTCTCAGGACGGTCCGCGTGCGTGACGGACTTTGGATTGAATCCGCAAATATCCAACGATGGCTAGGTGACGAGCCATCCCGGTTAAGCGCACTCGAAAAAGCAGTAGAAAGCCATCCTGGCAGTATCGTTGCAAGGTACTTGCTCGGAAGAAGTTACCGAAGAAGCGGTTCCCCTGAGAAGACGCTCAAGGTGCTTGAACCGGTGATAAAAGACCACCCTGATGAATTTCGATCGTTCGTAGAGTATGCAAATGCCCTAATATATCTGAAAAGACCATTCAAAGAAGCGATAGCTGTTTTGAGATTGAGTACACTTTATGGGTTCGGTGACCCCCGTTTTATAGCCACATTGGGTGGGCTGCTCTTCTTAGAAAGGGAATTCACTGAAGCGAATTCTGTTTTCAATGAATCGGCAAAGCGAAACTTTTCTGGTCGGGAACTGAATAGCGTGCAATTTTGTCCTCCAAATCCTGATAATCTTAGCGCAGACATTCGTGTCGTCGGCACCGTCATAACAGTGAAAGCTGGATATGCCATCGTTGAGACTGGTATATATCCCAGACTGATATGCCCAGGATCAAAATTCGGCGGAGTGATAATGAGACAAGGCCTGAAGGCGTCTTTCAGACTGGCATTCAGCGCAAAAGGACCTGTTTTGGATAGACCCATATTGGAGGTTTAG
- a CDS encoding PglZ domain-containing protein, translating into MLSSWVIDKLEAMKDEQILLVQDSLRLLPEADGAVHRFANESGFTVIIASTNLVFRELFEKATVSKETKKLLLIDRAPARRRAHTSLTKAPPPFYPDLLSRTADTARIDISLRQFLIEKTGDPNWPQEANNPRFARLITGSMEAVLKAHASLRVAHPTRFTDHDFKTIVAYSALGVPDAAFKRPEAKSYWRIALIGYPALEELDSLAPEVARSIRDELRIAPAPFCWFADSPPELIVKAFYLATILSQHIEHWKLLLTSIDPDLKAFSEMDTTLVAKAAPELVSIDPHRANRDLLEVEASLSKDMLNLILLDQLKLITNGRFAEVIESEHYSVLIRSLALLVGLDSLISNTPPLASHEKLSHVLFGESDGKKDLFIEQRPSQAWENLKAAYGLVRSIRDIRDALDEAVKHLIVKPTSELTFRWFRSLWNDRRVNRLEFYLSALERLVFSVDFLPRAAKDLPPDFLAAQDRILHRVGSLRDEIQEALSVLNTRYQELVAAQYQSWVASDSSEVRLTSHFLRRCLKPNWDPESEKAVVFVFDGMRYDIWDELVRPIFEDRMEIIADYSATSLLPSETHISRKAIFAGTFPDSFDTKRGEDALLKEAMQREFGYTGDVEVVAPDGMGTGETVRYRAKNIEFFIFELCDKELHKIPVKTLHDGRCVPGRPLSFIYQQHIKDIIDTEVMAIVRGLEPDTKVFVVADHGFGAIGRERIRVDLNWLNEPFDCFYLNAWLRQTLADSRAPRKVRDNVLEFSVGDLRIPSSGDAYDRTTKQSWQKKFESIVFPKTGYALARPKAKFSPDAFSHGGISIQEMLVPMLAMRVKAPEEGLLVLAPISGPADLIEGEEAEFKMPVKFTEPHKHREVRLEAHAVYQNKETTPALPSQVQYISSSGGDVVFRFVPDAIDASDEERKTGIMERMLRISVTYREAQRLVRKARAIRFSMRLNSERIVRRVPAHLGKILGLTPRSMR; encoded by the coding sequence ATGCTTTCAAGTTGGGTCATCGATAAGTTGGAGGCGATGAAAGATGAGCAGATTCTGCTTGTCCAGGATTCGCTTCGACTTCTTCCTGAAGCCGACGGCGCTGTCCACCGGTTCGCCAATGAAAGCGGGTTTACGGTCATCATTGCCTCCACAAACCTAGTTTTCAGAGAACTCTTTGAAAAGGCAACCGTTTCAAAGGAGACAAAGAAGCTGCTTCTCATAGATCGCGCACCAGCACGAAGGCGGGCGCATACTTCTCTGACAAAAGCGCCGCCCCCCTTCTATCCTGATCTTCTTTCCAGAACAGCGGACACAGCGCGAATCGACATAAGCCTCCGGCAGTTCTTGATCGAAAAGACCGGAGACCCCAACTGGCCTCAAGAGGCCAATAATCCACGGTTTGCGAGGCTGATTACGGGTTCTATGGAAGCCGTGCTGAAGGCACACGCGAGCCTGCGTGTGGCCCATCCGACTCGGTTCACGGATCACGATTTCAAGACCATTGTTGCCTATTCGGCATTGGGTGTTCCTGACGCGGCTTTCAAACGGCCTGAGGCGAAAAGCTACTGGCGCATCGCGCTTATCGGATACCCAGCTCTCGAAGAACTCGATTCGCTTGCTCCAGAAGTGGCACGTTCCATCCGAGACGAGCTGCGCATCGCCCCTGCCCCATTCTGCTGGTTTGCGGACTCTCCGCCGGAATTGATTGTCAAGGCCTTCTATCTCGCAACCATATTGTCCCAGCACATCGAGCATTGGAAACTCCTGCTGACCAGCATTGACCCAGACCTCAAGGCTTTCAGCGAAATGGACACAACTCTAGTTGCCAAAGCCGCACCTGAACTTGTGTCGATTGACCCCCATAGGGCTAACCGTGATCTTCTGGAAGTTGAAGCGTCGCTTTCCAAGGATATGCTCAACCTTATCCTTCTCGACCAACTGAAACTTATCACCAACGGGCGATTTGCAGAAGTTATTGAAAGCGAGCATTATTCGGTCCTCATTCGATCCCTTGCTCTTTTGGTCGGTCTGGACAGTCTCATTTCAAACACTCCGCCCCTCGCTTCACATGAGAAACTCAGTCATGTCCTCTTTGGAGAGTCGGATGGAAAAAAGGACCTGTTTATCGAACAACGACCATCGCAGGCCTGGGAGAATCTAAAGGCGGCATATGGCCTGGTTCGATCAATACGCGACATCCGTGATGCCTTGGATGAAGCTGTCAAGCATCTGATTGTGAAACCAACCTCCGAATTGACTTTCAGGTGGTTCCGATCCTTATGGAATGATCGACGGGTCAACCGCTTGGAGTTTTACCTGTCTGCTCTGGAGCGTTTGGTTTTCAGCGTGGATTTTCTCCCGCGTGCGGCCAAGGATCTGCCGCCTGATTTTCTGGCCGCCCAGGACCGTATTCTACACCGTGTGGGCTCACTGAGGGACGAGATACAAGAGGCACTTTCAGTTTTGAATACACGATACCAGGAACTGGTAGCTGCACAATACCAATCGTGGGTTGCTTCAGATTCCTCCGAGGTACGATTAACCAGCCATTTCTTGCGGCGCTGTCTGAAGCCCAATTGGGACCCAGAAAGCGAGAAAGCCGTGGTATTTGTGTTCGACGGCATGCGTTACGACATATGGGATGAACTGGTCAGGCCCATTTTTGAGGATCGCATGGAGATCATCGCGGATTATTCGGCTACGTCCCTTTTGCCCTCAGAGACTCACATCAGCAGAAAAGCGATTTTTGCCGGGACGTTCCCCGATTCCTTCGACACTAAACGCGGCGAGGACGCTCTTCTCAAAGAAGCCATGCAACGGGAATTTGGATATACCGGGGATGTCGAAGTCGTGGCCCCCGATGGTATGGGAACCGGCGAGACCGTTCGGTATCGCGCAAAAAATATCGAGTTTTTCATTTTCGAACTCTGTGACAAGGAACTCCATAAAATTCCGGTGAAAACGCTACATGATGGTCGTTGCGTGCCCGGACGTCCTCTTTCATTCATCTATCAGCAACATATCAAAGACATAATTGACACCGAAGTCATGGCCATAGTCCGGGGTCTTGAACCGGATACGAAGGTGTTTGTAGTGGCTGACCATGGGTTTGGCGCTATCGGTCGCGAGCGCATCCGGGTAGATCTAAATTGGCTGAATGAGCCTTTCGATTGTTTTTATCTGAACGCATGGCTCAGACAGACGCTGGCTGATTCCCGCGCACCACGAAAGGTACGCGATAATGTTTTGGAGTTTTCAGTCGGTGATCTGCGTATACCAAGTTCAGGGGACGCTTATGACCGGACCACAAAACAGAGCTGGCAAAAGAAGTTTGAATCCATTGTTTTCCCCAAAACTGGCTATGCCCTGGCGCGACCAAAAGCCAAATTTAGTCCTGATGCATTTTCACATGGTGGGATTTCGATCCAGGAAATGCTTGTGCCTATGCTCGCCATGCGAGTGAAGGCACCGGAGGAAGGTTTGCTGGTCCTTGCCCCGATTTCCGGGCCAGCGGACCTCATTGAAGGAGAAGAAGCCGAGTTTAAGATGCCTGTTAAATTTACGGAACCCCATAAGCATAGGGAGGTTCGGCTCGAAGCCCACGCCGTGTATCAGAACAAGGAAACAACACCAGCATTGCCTTCCCAGGTTCAATATATCTCTTCCTCGGGAGGGGATGTCGTCTTTCGGTTTGTTCCAGATGCGATCGACGCATCGGATGAAGAGCGAAAAACGGGTATTATGGAACGGATGCTGAGGATCAGCGTCACGTACCGTGAGGCGCAACGCTTGGTGAGAAAGGCGCGGGCTATTCGATTCTCTATGCGATTGAATTCAGAAAGGATTGTTCGCAGAGTCCCAGCACATCTTGGGAAGATTTTAGGTTTGACTCCGAGGAGCATGAGATGA
- the mrr gene encoding Mrr restriction system protein, translating to MPIPDYQSIMLPILKFTGDGKEHSLRETIEFLAQQFGLSDEERKELLPSGRQATFDNRVGWARTYMKKAGLLDYTGRGLFCITERGKEVLSKNPTEINAKFLKKFPEFVEFQKIKKTDGEGQTPSIEPTITPEESLEASFQELKESLASDLLQTIKGCSSEFFERLVVDVLIKIGYGGSRREAGQAMGRSGDGGIDGIIKEDKLGLDIIYIQAKRWENTVGRPEIQKFAGALQGQRARKGIFITTSNFSKEALDYVQNIDSKIILIDGQRLAELMIENNVGVSPVSTYEVKKIDSDYFTDS from the coding sequence ATGCCTATCCCAGATTACCAATCAATCATGCTACCCATCTTAAAATTCACCGGAGATGGGAAGGAGCACTCTTTGAGAGAAACTATCGAGTTCCTCGCACAGCAATTTGGACTTTCGGATGAAGAGCGAAAAGAACTGCTCCCAAGCGGCAGGCAGGCGACTTTCGACAATCGCGTGGGCTGGGCTCGTACCTATATGAAGAAAGCTGGCCTTCTCGATTACACGGGAAGAGGTTTATTCTGCATCACAGAGAGAGGGAAGGAAGTGCTCTCTAAAAATCCTACTGAAATCAATGCTAAATTCCTGAAAAAGTTCCCTGAATTCGTCGAATTTCAGAAGATCAAAAAAACTGATGGAGAAGGACAGACCCCGTCCATAGAGCCAACAATAACGCCAGAAGAATCCTTAGAAGCTTCCTTCCAGGAGCTCAAGGAAAGCCTGGCATCAGACCTGTTACAGACGATTAAGGGATGCTCATCTGAATTTTTCGAGCGCCTTGTTGTTGACGTTCTGATAAAGATCGGCTACGGCGGGTCCCGCCGAGAGGCTGGACAGGCGATGGGAAGATCTGGTGATGGTGGCATAGACGGAATTATCAAGGAAGACAAATTAGGCCTCGATATAATCTATATCCAGGCAAAGAGATGGGAAAACACGGTTGGGAGGCCGGAAATACAGAAATTCGCTGGTGCCCTCCAAGGCCAAAGAGCCAGAAAGGGAATTTTCATCACGACATCGAATTTCAGCAAAGAAGCCCTTGATTACGTGCAGAATATTGACAGTAAGATCATCCTGATAGATGGACAGAGACTCGCGGAATTGATGATAGAAAACAACGTGGGCGTCTCACCTGTATCCACATACGAAGTAAAAAAAATCGACTCAGATTATTTCACAGACAGCTGA
- the ihfA gene encoding Integration host factor subunit alpha: MTITKSNLIDQLYHQCGISKTDATEALETTLKIIKQTLAEGEPVIISGFGKFEVKDMKPRRGRNPATGNDLTLDARRVGRFKCSGVLKERLNGK; this comes from the coding sequence ATGACCATAACCAAATCCAACCTAATCGACCAACTCTACCACCAGTGCGGCATCTCAAAGACCGACGCCACCGAAGCTCTCGAAACCACCCTGAAAATCATAAAACAAACCTTGGCCGAAGGCGAACCCGTCATAATCTCCGGCTTCGGGAAATTCGAAGTGAAGGACATGAAGCCGCGAAGAGGCAGGAACCCTGCCACCGGAAATGACCTGACCCTGGACGCAAGAAGAGTCGGAAGGTTCAAGTGTTCAGGTGTGCTGAAGGAGAGGTTGAACGGGAAATAA